One genomic segment of Candidatus Cybelea sp. includes these proteins:
- a CDS encoding TonB-dependent receptor gives MGRIFACASRAGLAFGIMLFLGAGIAAADDERGDQSSGEDVHLTIVVRANDGTPVSGATVSLSAGDFVRSGASDSRGIVELEHMRAGTYALHAVAPGYQPISQRTVSIALDNEHLAVVLYPATTNSLTVIGQVSAASGETVSTASAPTISMSAQQAAAAGVTSVGPMVWNQLSTTPVIPLGGGSNATETFAVRGPDPTETLVDIDGHQVNNGNTGDFDLSLIDPAALQEVEIVYGIAPSSLIGPNTIGGGINITTLQPTTEPHGLLRFFGGSYGTYGGTVQATGTEDRLGYAFSFHGTSSLGSVNQTILAPPASGDSDDNVAQSVGSNSWGNSILTKLRYQLGGPNGYGYLQFNFRNQNVVKDDSALLSNFTPPGFSGSGGDDALHAGAAVTPLDDDDDNPGGFQSFAGTWLMAHQSNYGFDAQVPLGKQMLDGGPATMLQFSHLTSVNSQSVTGPGEATLPYLYNQRDNLGDDWLLIDHRFATGLLSFKYDLETETLATNYVQGQVTAEGIPVGGPIPLQGASVSNDALVPNDRPPPPVQVLSLGQTERSAVLRYNGDPTSHIHYSVAGYYSNFSSFGTSFDPRAGFVWTPTGNTAVRASVGTTFQIPQLSELVVPPPADRVPVGGIIFIGNSNLQPDHATDYDLGMEQIVRDFGNPLHLAFDLYQTNLRSPANQLEVDPVPGCQTRRKPKPCPISYPVNAGNGIYRGLDIHADQQLGRTFHIRAGWDVDSSYLTSVPQNIQDGTLVVGEQSLGQPLHKAYFSVDREVADGLAYGARLNYEGNYNELNRSPYATIDAHLAYRHARFEYGLYGTNLTNVYSSPFTIVGGGVPYGTLPGQPVITPNAFVLQGAQVLFVVTRAI, from the coding sequence ATGGGAAGGATTTTCGCGTGCGCGTCACGCGCCGGCCTTGCCTTCGGCATCATGCTCTTCCTCGGCGCGGGTATCGCTGCGGCCGATGACGAGCGCGGTGACCAAAGCAGCGGTGAAGACGTTCACCTCACAATCGTGGTGCGGGCCAACGACGGAACTCCGGTCTCGGGCGCCACGGTCTCCCTCTCGGCCGGCGATTTCGTTCGAAGCGGTGCCAGCGATTCTCGGGGTATCGTCGAGCTCGAGCACATGCGTGCCGGCACGTACGCGCTGCACGCCGTCGCACCGGGCTATCAGCCGATTTCGCAGAGAACGGTATCGATCGCGCTCGACAACGAGCATTTGGCGGTCGTCTTGTATCCCGCAACGACCAATTCGCTGACCGTTATCGGGCAGGTTTCGGCCGCTTCAGGCGAGACCGTCTCGACGGCCTCGGCGCCGACCATTTCGATGAGCGCTCAACAGGCGGCCGCCGCGGGCGTGACGTCGGTTGGCCCAATGGTGTGGAATCAGCTCTCGACGACGCCCGTAATCCCGCTCGGCGGCGGCAGCAATGCTACCGAGACCTTTGCGGTACGCGGCCCCGACCCGACCGAGACGCTCGTCGACATCGACGGGCACCAAGTCAACAACGGAAACACCGGGGACTTTGATTTGTCGCTGATCGATCCGGCCGCGCTGCAAGAGGTCGAGATCGTCTACGGCATCGCTCCTTCGTCGCTGATCGGCCCGAACACAATCGGCGGCGGCATCAACATCACGACGCTTCAACCAACAACCGAGCCTCACGGCTTGCTGCGCTTCTTCGGCGGTTCCTACGGAACGTACGGCGGTACCGTTCAAGCGACCGGAACTGAAGATCGATTGGGATACGCCTTTTCCTTCCACGGCACGTCGTCGCTGGGCTCGGTGAATCAGACGATCCTCGCTCCGCCTGCATCCGGCGACTCGGACGATAACGTCGCGCAGAGCGTCGGCAGCAACTCATGGGGCAACTCGATCCTCACCAAGCTCCGTTATCAGCTCGGCGGCCCCAACGGTTACGGGTATCTACAGTTCAACTTCCGCAACCAGAACGTCGTCAAGGACGATTCGGCGCTGCTCAGCAACTTTACCCCGCCGGGCTTCAGCGGCAGCGGGGGCGACGATGCGCTTCACGCCGGTGCCGCCGTAACGCCGCTCGACGACGACGACGATAACCCCGGCGGATTCCAAAGCTTTGCCGGCACGTGGCTGATGGCGCATCAGAGCAACTACGGTTTCGATGCGCAGGTGCCGCTCGGAAAGCAGATGCTCGATGGAGGCCCCGCTACGATGCTGCAGTTTAGCCACCTGACCTCGGTGAACTCGCAGTCCGTCACCGGCCCTGGCGAAGCGACGCTTCCCTACCTTTACAATCAGCGCGATAACCTTGGCGATGACTGGCTGCTGATCGATCACCGCTTCGCCACGGGTTTGCTCTCGTTCAAGTACGATCTCGAGACGGAGACGCTCGCAACCAACTACGTCCAAGGCCAAGTCACGGCCGAGGGCATACCCGTCGGCGGCCCGATCCCGCTGCAGGGGGCGAGCGTCTCGAACGATGCGCTCGTGCCCAACGACCGTCCGCCGCCGCCCGTCCAGGTGCTCTCGCTCGGTCAAACCGAGCGTTCGGCGGTGCTCCGATACAACGGAGATCCGACGAGCCACATTCACTATTCGGTGGCCGGCTACTACAGTAATTTCAGCAGTTTCGGCACCAGCTTCGACCCGCGCGCCGGGTTCGTTTGGACCCCGACGGGCAACACCGCGGTTCGCGCTTCGGTGGGAACGACGTTTCAGATTCCGCAGCTCTCGGAGCTGGTCGTGCCGCCGCCCGCCGATCGCGTACCGGTCGGAGGAATCATCTTCATCGGCAATTCGAACCTTCAGCCGGACCACGCCACCGATTACGATCTCGGCATGGAGCAGATCGTGCGGGATTTCGGCAACCCGCTCCACCTCGCGTTCGATCTCTATCAGACGAACCTGCGCAGCCCGGCAAACCAGCTCGAGGTCGATCCGGTACCGGGTTGTCAGACGCGGCGCAAACCGAAGCCTTGTCCGATCAGCTATCCGGTAAACGCCGGAAATGGCATCTACCGCGGCCTCGACATTCACGCCGACCAGCAGCTCGGGCGAACGTTCCACATTCGCGCCGGCTGGGACGTCGACAGCTCGTATCTCACCTCCGTTCCGCAAAACATTCAAGATGGAACGCTCGTCGTCGGCGAACAGTCGCTCGGGCAGCCCCTGCATAAAGCCTACTTCTCCGTCGATCGGGAAGTCGCCGATGGTCTCGCGTACGGGGCGCGCCTGAACTACGAGGGAAACTACAACGAGCTGAACCGCTCGCCGTACGCAACTATCGACGCTCACCTCGCCTATCGGCACGCGAGATTCGAGTACGGACTCTATGGGACGAATCTAACGAACGTCTATAGCAGTCCGTTTACGATCGTTGGCGGGGGCGTTCCCTACGGCACGCTTCCCGGGCAACCGGTGATCACTCCCAACGCCTTCGTGCTGCAAGGCGCGCAGGTTCTCTTCGTCGTGACCCGGGCGATCTAG
- a CDS encoding alkaline phosphatase family protein, translated as MFERPALGLFAAAALLGGCGGSQPSAPLPADTTTTMPGRPHKHTSNYISHIVVLIQENRSFDDFFATFPGADGTTTGKRGDKTVKLVEVGLRGTCDFQHSRGNFLTDYAGGKMNGFAGGASQCHKGNPYQYVIPSQITPYWDIAKTYVLADHMFQTQGSGSFTGHQDLIRGSTTIDQNQTTSLVDFPTNSPWGCDAPGGTVTSLLVKTGSGLKKEPDQGPFPCTNKFPASGAYYETLRDLLDAKSISWKYYVPAISGHSSGNLWNAFDVIAPVRYGNEWKSNIDSPNTNFFKDVTNGTLPSMSWVIPLGPNSDHPADKADNGPAWVASVVNAIGKSSYWSSTAIVVVWDDWGGFYDHKPPPFFDNWGGLGFRVPLLIISPYARETSSSKPGYISHTQYEFGSILKFIEQNWGLGSLGTSDSRATSIVDSFDFMQKPRPFVAIPSSFSQRYFEHEPQSNEPIDTE; from the coding sequence ATGTTTGAGCGTCCCGCGTTGGGTCTTTTCGCCGCCGCCGCTTTGCTCGGCGGCTGCGGCGGATCGCAACCGTCCGCACCGCTGCCTGCGGACACAACGACGACGATGCCGGGACGCCCGCACAAGCATACGTCAAACTATATCTCGCACATCGTGGTGCTGATTCAGGAGAACCGCTCCTTCGACGACTTCTTCGCGACATTTCCGGGCGCCGACGGAACGACGACTGGAAAGCGCGGAGACAAGACGGTCAAACTCGTGGAGGTCGGCCTGCGCGGCACTTGCGATTTCCAACACTCGCGCGGAAACTTCCTGACGGATTATGCCGGCGGCAAGATGAACGGCTTTGCCGGCGGCGCGTCGCAGTGCCACAAAGGCAACCCATACCAGTACGTCATTCCAAGCCAAATTACCCCATACTGGGACATCGCGAAGACCTACGTTCTCGCCGACCATATGTTCCAGACGCAGGGCAGCGGCAGCTTTACTGGGCACCAAGATCTCATCCGCGGATCGACGACGATCGACCAGAATCAGACCACGAGCTTGGTAGACTTCCCGACGAACAGTCCGTGGGGTTGCGACGCTCCGGGCGGCACGGTGACCTCGCTTCTCGTAAAAACCGGAAGCGGCCTCAAGAAAGAGCCCGACCAAGGGCCGTTTCCGTGTACGAACAAGTTTCCAGCCTCGGGTGCCTACTACGAAACGCTGCGCGATCTGCTCGATGCGAAGTCGATATCGTGGAAGTATTACGTGCCGGCGATCTCGGGCCACAGCTCTGGGAACCTTTGGAACGCGTTCGACGTGATCGCGCCGGTGCGGTACGGTAACGAGTGGAAGAGCAACATCGACTCGCCGAATACCAACTTCTTCAAGGATGTCACCAACGGGACGCTCCCCTCGATGTCCTGGGTGATCCCGCTTGGCCCGAACTCCGATCACCCGGCCGACAAAGCCGATAACGGCCCGGCATGGGTCGCAAGCGTCGTCAATGCAATCGGAAAGAGTTCGTACTGGTCCTCGACGGCGATCGTCGTCGTGTGGGACGATTGGGGCGGCTTTTACGATCACAAGCCGCCGCCGTTCTTCGATAACTGGGGAGGCTTAGGATTCCGCGTCCCTCTACTGATCATCTCGCCGTATGCGCGCGAAACCTCATCGAGCAAGCCGGGCTATATCTCGCACACGCAGTACGAGTTCGGCAGCATCCTGAAGTTCATCGAGCAGAACTGGGGGCTTGGTTCGCTCGGCACGAGCGATTCGCGCGCTACGAGCATCGTCGATTCATTCGATTTTATGCAGAAGCCGCGGCCGTTCGTCGCGATACCGTCGTCGTTTTCGCAACGGTACTTCGAGCATGAGCCGCAGTCGAACGAACCCATCGATACCGAATAG
- a CDS encoding TMEM175 family protein: protein MKEARSPGDLNIARIEAFSDGIFAFAVTLLVLTLTVPEVADSLGGQGLRAALLAEWPRFAIYLISFLMVGQVWIAHHFFFSHFARADRALLWINMLALATIAVLPFSTALLGHYIGHEHDRVVAAIVYGSLWTIGAFCLSALFWYASGPGKLLLPDYSPSQIRAVRRASCVGPLVFAVFTLLALASFWLFLAGFAFVPLFYIVQSARFVR from the coding sequence TTGAAGGAAGCACGTTCGCCCGGAGACCTCAACATCGCTCGAATCGAGGCATTCAGCGACGGTATCTTCGCATTTGCCGTCACGCTGCTGGTGCTCACCCTCACCGTTCCGGAAGTCGCGGACAGCCTTGGCGGGCAGGGACTGCGGGCGGCCCTGCTTGCCGAATGGCCTAGGTTTGCCATCTACCTCATCAGTTTTCTGATGGTCGGCCAGGTGTGGATAGCCCACCACTTCTTCTTCAGCCACTTTGCTCGGGCCGACAGAGCGCTGCTCTGGATCAACATGCTGGCGCTGGCAACCATCGCGGTCTTGCCCTTCTCAACGGCTCTACTTGGGCATTACATCGGCCACGAGCATGACCGCGTCGTCGCGGCGATCGTGTACGGCAGTTTGTGGACGATCGGGGCGTTCTGCCTGAGCGCGCTGTTCTGGTATGCAAGTGGTCCCGGGAAGCTGCTGCTGCCCGATTATTCACCTTCGCAAATTCGAGCCGTGCGCCGAGCCAGCTGCGTTGGCCCGCTCGTGTTCGCTGTTTTTACACTGCTGGCGCTGGCGAGCTTCTGGCTCTTTCTAGCCGGATTCGCTTTCGTGCCGCTCTTTTACATCGTGCAGTCAGCGAGGTTCGTACGCTGA
- a CDS encoding DoxX family membrane protein yields MFIAAGSNHFIHPALYTRIVPPRLPAPALLVQVSGACEILGGAGVLLPRLRRLAGIGLIALLIAVFPANIQMAAHPGLYADLGSAPLFYLRLPLQLVLIAWVWWACLSAGFAPAAVSVGRR; encoded by the coding sequence TTGTTTATTGCAGCCGGCAGCAATCATTTCATTCACCCAGCGTTGTACACACGGATCGTTCCACCGCGGCTGCCCGCGCCCGCGCTGCTCGTCCAGGTAAGCGGCGCCTGCGAAATCCTCGGCGGTGCCGGAGTGCTCCTACCGCGCCTTCGAAGGCTCGCCGGTATTGGCCTCATCGCGCTTTTGATCGCGGTATTCCCGGCCAACATTCAGATGGCTGCACATCCCGGGCTCTACGCCGACCTCGGGAGCGCACCACTGTTTTATCTGAGGCTTCCGCTTCAGCTGGTACTCATCGCGTGGGTTTGGTGGGCGTGCCTCTCCGCCGGGTTCGCCCCGGCGGCCGTTAGTGTGGGGCGTAGGTGA
- the pstS gene encoding phosphate ABC transporter substrate-binding protein PstS yields the protein MTRLRFALLLSLAAAVLLPAPPARAAAFTLVESGSTLFYPLFKIWIAQYAKTNPNVRITASGTGSEAGIKEAIAGTVQVGASDAFMSDEQLRGNPHMLNIPLAIAAETVNYNLPGLNRANLRLDGPTIAGIYAGTIRFWDGKSITDLNPGLKLPHRAIVPIHRSDGSGSTFLFTQYLTFSTPSWETGPGYGTTIAWPAVPGTITANGNPGMVGATKKTPYSIAYIGTSLHDQVAKAAIGTARIGNQAGRFLLPTPQTVGAGASTLDPRTPSDERLSLVYAPGADSYPLIGYEYVIVSTRQPNPSTAAAIREFLSWAIDSCNGSSFKNLTSVRFIALPEYIRALSIVQIEKIQ from the coding sequence GTGACGCGTCTGCGTTTCGCTTTGCTGCTCTCGCTCGCGGCGGCCGTGCTGCTGCCTGCACCGCCGGCGCGCGCCGCGGCTTTCACGCTCGTCGAGTCCGGTTCGACGCTCTTCTATCCGCTTTTCAAAATCTGGATCGCTCAATATGCCAAAACGAATCCGAACGTCCGCATTACCGCAAGCGGAACCGGCTCTGAAGCGGGCATCAAAGAAGCAATCGCCGGAACGGTGCAGGTCGGCGCCTCGGATGCCTTCATGTCGGACGAGCAGTTGCGAGGCAATCCTCACATGCTCAACATTCCGCTCGCGATCGCTGCCGAGACCGTCAACTATAACCTCCCCGGCTTGAACAGAGCGAACTTGCGACTCGACGGACCGACGATTGCCGGAATCTACGCAGGCACGATCCGTTTTTGGGATGGCAAGTCGATTACAGACCTAAACCCGGGGTTGAAGCTCCCGCACCGCGCGATCGTCCCGATTCATCGCAGCGACGGCTCCGGCTCGACCTTCCTCTTCACGCAGTACTTGACATTTTCGACGCCCTCATGGGAGACCGGGCCGGGCTACGGCACGACGATTGCGTGGCCCGCCGTTCCTGGAACGATCACCGCGAACGGGAATCCCGGCATGGTGGGAGCGACAAAGAAAACTCCCTACTCGATCGCCTACATTGGTACGAGCCTTCACGATCAAGTAGCAAAGGCGGCGATTGGAACGGCACGGATCGGCAATCAAGCCGGTAGGTTTCTGCTTCCCACCCCTCAGACGGTAGGCGCGGGCGCGTCGACGCTCGATCCGCGGACGCCGTCCGACGAGCGATTGAGCTTAGTCTATGCGCCCGGCGCGGACTCGTACCCCTTGATCGGTTACGAGTACGTGATCGTCTCGACGCGGCAGCCGAATCCGTCGACTGCCGCCGCGATCCGCGAGTTTCTGTCGTGGGCGATCGATTCGTGCAACGGCAGCTCCTTCAAGAACTTAACCTCAGTCCGATTCATCGCGTTGCCCGAATACATTCGTGCGCTGAGCATCGTACAGATCGAGAAGATTCAATAG